In Physeter macrocephalus isolate SW-GA unplaced genomic scaffold, ASM283717v5 random_1799, whole genome shotgun sequence, one DNA window encodes the following:
- the MUTYH gene encoding adenine DNA glycosylase: MRLRRSIMRKPRAAVGSRSRCRKQACSQEGREKRALSSSQAKLSAPDGLARQQEEVRLQAAVSPYHLFRDTAEVTVFRKSLLSWYDREKRDLPWRRRVEGEVDPDRRAYAVWVSEVMLQQTQVATVIDYYTRWMQKWPTLQDLASASLEEVNQLWAGLGYYSRGRRLQEGARKVVEELGGHMPRTAETLQRLLPGVGRYTARAIASIAFGQATGVVDGNVVRVLCRVRAIGADPSSTLVSQQLWSLAQQLVEPARPGDFNQAAMELGATVCTPQRPLCSQCPVQSLCRARQRVEREQLSASRSLPGSCDVEECAPNTGQCQLCAPPTEPWDQTLGVANFPRKVSRRPPREECSATCVLEQPRALGGARILLVQRPNSGLLAGLWEFPSVTAEPSGQHQRKALLRALQSWVGPLPATRLRHLGQVVHTFSHIKLTYQVYGLALEEQTPVTIVPPGARWLTREEFHTAAVSTAMKKVFRVYEGQQPGTCKGSKRSQVSTLSRRKKPIAGQQVLDSFFRPHIPC, encoded by the exons GCCTGGCCAGGCAGCAGGAGGAGGTGAGATTGCAGGCCGCTGTCTCCCCGTACCATCTATTCAGAGACACAGCTGAGGTCACAGTCTTCCGGAAGAGCCTGCTGAGCTGGTATGACCGAGAGAAGCGGGACCTACCCTGGAGAAGGCGG gtggagggTGAGGTGGACCCGGACAGGCGGGCATACGCTG TGTGGGTCTCAGAGGTCATGCTGCAGCAGACCCAGGTTGCCACGGTGATCGACTATTATACCCGATGGATGCAG AAGTGGCCAACGCTGCAGGACCTGGCCAGTGCTTCCCTGGAG GAGGTAAACCAGCTCTGGGCTGGCCTGGGCTATTACTCTCGAGGCCGGCGGCTACAGGAAGGAGCCCGGAAG GTGGTAGAGGAGCTAGGGGGCCACATGCCACGTACAGCGGAGACCCTGCAGCGGCTCCTGCCTGGTGTGGGGCGGTACACAGCCAGAGCCATTGCTTCCATTGCCTTTGGCCAG gcaaccGGTGTGGTGGATGGGAACGTAGTACGGGTGCTATGCCGTGTCCGAGCCATTGGTGCTGATCCCAGCAGCACCCTTGTTTCCCAGCAGCTCTG GAGCCTAGCCCAGCAGCTGGTGGAGCCAGCCCGGCCAGGGGACTTTAATCAAGCAGCCATGGAGCTGGGGGCCACAGTGTGCACCCCGCAGCGCCCGCTCTGCAGCCAGTGCCCTGTGCAGAGCCTGTGCCGGGCACGCCAGAGG GTGGAGCGGGAGCAGCTCTCAGCCTCACGGAGCCTGCCAGGCAGTTGTGACGTGGAGGAGTGTG CTCCCAACACTGGACAGTGCCAGCTGTGTGCGCCTCCCACAGAGCCCTGGGACCAGACCCTGGGAGTGGCCAACTTTCCCAGAAAGGTCAGTCGCAGGCCCCCCAGGGAGGAGTGCTCTGCCACCTGTGTTCTGGAGCAGCCCAGGGCCCTTGGGGGTGCCCGAATTCTGCTGGTGCAGAGGCCCAACTCAG GTCTGCTGGCAGGACTGTGGGAGTTCCCATCTGTGACCGCAGAACCCTCAGGGCAGCACCAGCGCAAGGCCCTGCTGCGGGCACTGCAGAGTTGGGTTGGGCCCCTCCCAGCCACCCGCCTTCGGCACCTGGGACAG GTGGTCCACACCTTCTCTCATATCAAGCTGACATATCAAGTATACGGTCTGGCCCTGGAAGAACAGACCCCAGTGACCATAGTACCACCTGGAGCTCGCTGGCTGACCCGGGAGGAGTTTCACACCGCTGCTGTCTCCACCGCCATGAAAAAG GTGTTCCGTGTGTACGAGGGCCAACAGCCAGGGACCTGCAAG GGTTCCAAAAGATCCCAGGTGTCCACCCTGTCCAGACGGAAAAAGCCCATAGCAGGCCAGCAAGTCCTGGATAGTTTCTTTCGGCCCCACATCCCCTGCTGA
- the HPDL gene encoding 4-hydroxyphenylpyruvate dioxygenase-like protein, with protein MAAPARRLCHIAFHVPAGLPLARDLQRLFGFQPLAVREADGWRQLALRSGDAVFLVNEGAGPAEPLYGLDPHHAVPSATNLCFDVADAGAAARALAALGCSVPVPPVSMRDEQGAATYAVVSSPAGNLSLTLLDRTGFCGPFLPGFRPVPSAPGPGWVSHVDHLTLACTPSSSPKLMRWFHDCLGFHHLPLSPGEDPELGLEVAAESGRGGLRLTALRAPTGTEVPTLVLAESLLGVTSRQDQVEQFLARNGGPGLQHVGLYTPNIMEATEGVAGAGGQLLTPPEAYYQQPGKEKQILAAGYEPSLLARQGVLLDGDRGKFLLQVFTKSLFAEDTFFLELIQRHGATGFGQGNIRALWQSVQEQAARVQEA; from the coding sequence CAGCCCCTGGCGGTGCGGGAAGCAGACGGCTGGCGGCAGCTGGCTCTGCGGAGCGGCGACGCGGTCTTTTTGGTGAACGAGGGCGCGGGGCCCGCAGAGCCGCTGTACGGCCTGGACCCGCATCATGCGGTGCCCAGTGCCACGAACCTGTGCTTCGACGTGGCCGACGCGGGCGCCGCCGCCCGGGCGCTGGCGGCGCTCGGCTGCAGCGTGCCGGTGCCCCCTGTCAGCATGCGGGATGAGCAGGGCGCCGCCACCTATGCCGTGGTCAGCTCGCCGGCCGGCAACCTCAGCCTGACGCTGCTGGACCGCACTGGCTTCTGCGGGCCCTTCCTGCCCGGCTTTAGGCCTGTGCCCTCCGCACCTGGCCCGGGCTGGGTCAGCCACGTGGACCACCTGACCTTGGCCTGCACCCCCAGCAGCTCCCCAAAACTGATGCGCTGGTTCCACGACTGTCTAGGCTTTCACCACCTGCCTCTGAGCCCAGGTGAGGATCCGGAGCTGGGCCTGGAGGTGGCAGCAGAGTCCGGGCGCGGGGGGCTGAGGCTCACCGCCCTGCGGGCCCCTACGGGTACTGAGGTCCCTACCCTCGTGCTGGCCGAGTCCCTGCTGGGGGTCACCAGCCGACAGGACCAGGTGGAGCAGTTTCTGGCCCGGAATGGGGGTCCTGGACTGCAGCACGTGGGGCTATACACACCAAATATCATGGAAGCCACTGAGGGGGTGGCAGGGGCCGGGGGTCAGCTTCTGACTCCTCCAGAGGCCTACTACCAGCAGCCAGGCAAGGAGAAGCAGATCCTGGCTGCAGGGTATGAGCCTAGCCTGCTGGCCCGACAGGGGGTCTTGCTAGATGGTGACAGAGGCAAGTTTCTGCTTCAGGTCTTCACCAAGTCCCTCTTTGCAGAGGACACTTTCTTCCTGGAGCTGATTCAGAGGCACGGGGCCACTGGATTTGGCCAGGGCAACATTCGGGCCCTGTGGCAGTCCGTGCAGGAGCAAGCTGCCAGGGTCCAGGAAGCCTAA